From Apium graveolens cultivar Ventura chromosome 9, ASM990537v1, whole genome shotgun sequence, the proteins below share one genomic window:
- the LOC141683620 gene encoding auxin-induced protein 6B-like, translating to MAIRMPLINQAKQILRRSSFSARHTDSKGSDVPKGYCAVYVGEQEKKRFVIPLSFLNISSFQNLLSQAEEEYGFHHPNGGLTIPCREDIFLDLTSRLGGL from the coding sequence ATGGCTATTCGTATGCCTCTTATTAATCAAGCTAAACAAATTCTTCGACGATCTTCCTTCAGTGCCAGGCACACAGATTCTAAAGGGTCAGATGTGCCAAAAGGTTATTGTGCAGTCTATGTTGGAGAACAAGAAAAAAAGCGATTTGTgattccattatcattcttaaacatttcttcttttcagaacttgTTAAGTCAAGCCGAGGAAGAATATGGTTTTCATCATCCAAATGGTGGACTTACAATACCATGCAGAGAGGATATATTCCTTGATCTCACTTCTCGTTTAGGGGGATTATGA
- the LOC141682797 gene encoding auxin-induced protein 6B-like, whose translation MAIRMPLINQAKQILRRSSLTARHTSSTMSDVPKGYFAVYVGEQEKKRFVIPLSFLNKSSFQNLLSQAEEEYGFHHPNGGLTIPCREDIFLDLTSRLGEL comes from the coding sequence ATGGCTATCCGTATGCCTCTTATTAACCAAGCTAAACAAATTCTTCGAAGATCTTCCTTAACTGCCAGGCACACAAGTTCTACAATGTCAGATGTACCAAAGGGTTATTTTGCAGTCTATGTTGGAGAACAAGAAAAGAAGCGATTCGTGATCCCTTTATCATTCTTAAATAAatcttcttttcagaacttgTTGAGTCAAGCAGAGGAAGAATATGGCTTTCATCATCCAAATGGTGGACTTACAATACCATGCAGAGAGGATATTTTTCTTGATCTGACGTCTCGCTTGGGGGAATTATGA